Proteins from a genomic interval of Lolium perenne isolate Kyuss_39 chromosome 1, Kyuss_2.0, whole genome shotgun sequence:
- the LOC127305659 gene encoding monocopper oxidase-like protein SKU5 has protein sequence MWRHLALAVLTTVLAAPRPAMAGDPYAFFDWDVSYVTAAPLGVKQQVIGINGKFPGPVVNVTTNWNVVVNVLNDLDEPLLITWNGIQHRKNCWQDGVLGTNCPIPSGWNWTYEFQVKDQIGSFFYFPSTALQRAAGGFGGIVVNNRDVIAVPFARPDGDITILIGDWYNRNHTDLRKMLDEGKDLGMPDGVLINGKGPYRYNDSLVPAGIGHETIDVHPGRTYRIRVHNVGTSTSLNFRIQGHNMLLVETEGSYTTQQNYTSLDVHVGQSYSFLVTTDQNATSDYYVVASARMVNESLWSRVTGVAVLRYSNSGGHASGPLPDPPQDQYDKTLSMNQARSVRWNLSAGAARPNPQGSFRYSSINVTQAYLLRSEAPAEIGGRRRAALNGLSFSPPETPLRLADAYDVKDAYTLDFPDRPDAAARPRIARSVINGTYRGFMEIIFQNNDTRMQSYHMDGYAFFVVGMDYGEWTESSRGTYNKGDSVARSTVQVYPGAWTAVLVSLDNVGFWNLRSQNLDSWYLGQEVYVRVVNHEDGANKTEMAVPSNALYCGQLHKYQKEQTPHHKMAAASAAAPSQSAVGSQLVAAAMVLLVGALTLAS, from the exons ATGTGGCGGCATCTCGCGCTGGCGGTGCTCACCACCGTGCTGGCGGCGCCGCGGCCGGCAATGGCGGGCGACCCCTACGCCTTCTTCGACTGGGACGTCTCCTACGTCACCGCGGCGCCGCTCGGCGTCAAGCAGCAG GTGATCGGCATCAACGGCAAGTTCCCGGGCCCTGTCGTCAACGTCACCACCAACTGGAACGTCGTCGTCAACGTGCTCAACGACCTCGACGAGCCGCTCCTCATCACCTG GAACGGGATCCAGCACCGGAAGAACTGCTGGCAGGACGGCGTGCTGGGCACAAACTGCCCCATTCCCTCCGGATGGAACTGGACCTACGAGTTCCAGGTCAAGGACCAGATCGGCAGCTTCTTCTACTTCCCCTCCACCGCCCTGCAGCGCGCCGCCGGCGGCTTCGGAGGCATCGTCGTCAACAACCGGGACGTCATCGCCGTGCCGTTCGCCCGACCCGACGGCGACATCACCATCCTCATCGGGGACTGGTACAACAGGAACCACACG GATCTGAGGAAGATGCTGGACGAGGGGAAGGACCTCGGCATGCCGGACGGAGTGCTCATAAACGGCAAAGGCCCCTACCGCTACAACGACAGCCTTGTGCCGGCCGGCATCGGGCACGAGACCATCGATGTGCATCCGG GACGGACGTACCGCATCAGGGTGCACAACGTGGGCACGTCGACGAGCCTCAACTTCCGGATCCAGGGGCACAACATGCTGCTGGTGGAGACGGAGGGCTCCTACACCACGCAGCAGAACTACACCAGCCTCGACGTCCACGTCGGCCAGTCCTACTCCTTCCTCGTCACCACGGACCAGAACGCCACCTCCGACTACTACGTCGTCGCCAGCGCCCGCATGGTCAACGAGTCCCTCTGGAGCCGCGTCACGGGCGTCGCCGTCCTCCGCTACTCCAACTCCGGCGGTCACGCCTCCGGCCCGCTCCCGGACCCGCCGCAGGACCAGTATGACAAGACACTGTCCATGAACCAGGCGCGGTCCGTGCGGTGGAACCTGAGCGCAGGCGCCGCGCGGCCGAACCCGCAGGGCTCCTTCCGGTACTCGTCCATCAACGTCACGCAGGCGTACCTGCTGCGGAGCGAGGCGCCGGCGGAGATCGGTGGACGGCGCCGGGCCGCGCTGAACGGGCTCTCCTTCTCCCCGCCGGAGACGCCGCTGCGGCTCGCCGACGCGTACGACGTCAAGGACGCCTACACGCTCGACTTCCCGGACAGGCCGGACGCTGCCGCGCGGCCCCGGATCGCGCGGTCCGTCATCAACGGCACGTACCGGGGATTCATGGAGATCATCTTCCAGAACAACGACACCAGGATGCAGAGCTACCACATGGACGGGTACGCCTTCTTCGTCGTCGGGATGGACTACGGCGAGTGGACGGAGAGCAGCCGCGGCACGTACAACAAGGGGGACAGCGTGGCGCGGAGCACCGTGCAGGTGTACCCGGGCGCCTGGACGGCAGTGCTGGTGTCGCTCGACAACGTCGGGTTCTGGAACCTGCGCTCCCAGAACCTCGACTCCTGGTACCTCGGCCAGGAGGTCTACGTCAGAGTCGTCAACCACGAAGACGGCGCCAACAAGACCGAGATGGCCGTCCCGAGCAACGCACTCTACTGCGGCCAGCTCCACAAGTACCAGAA GGAGCAGACTCCTCATCACAagatggcggcggcgtctgcggcggcTCCGTCGCAGTCGGCCGTGGGGAGCCAGCTTGTCGCCGCGGCGATGGTGCTCCTCGTCGGAGCCCTAACGCTCGCATCTTAG